Proteins encoded together in one bacterium window:
- a CDS encoding class I SAM-dependent methyltransferase, whose amino-acid sequence MKKSLRTVKRVLDKVLGTKVDEIYWRSRKRTWAKDCISSESLLHPHRKFLIERIDLYSPFESLIEIGCGAGPNLYLIAKRFPKVKLYGIDINKNAVEAGRNFFAAEGINSVSLGVGKSENLCSFSDKSIDLALTDAVLIYIAPDKIEKVIKQLVRVVRKTLIFVEWHSNSQTSIYNDHWAHNYKNILKDFILPNKIKFTKIPENIWAGDWAKYGYIIESTLKP is encoded by the coding sequence ATGAAGAAATCATTAAGAACAGTTAAGCGGGTATTAGATAAAGTTCTTGGAACAAAAGTTGATGAAATTTATTGGCGATCTCGAAAAAGGACATGGGCAAAAGATTGTATTTCCTCAGAATCATTATTACATCCACATCGCAAATTTTTAATTGAAAGGATAGATTTGTATTCTCCATTTGAATCGTTGATTGAAATCGGCTGTGGTGCTGGTCCTAACCTTTATCTAATTGCAAAGAGATTTCCGAAGGTAAAACTTTATGGAATTGACATTAATAAAAATGCTGTGGAAGCAGGTCGTAACTTCTTTGCGGCAGAAGGTATTAATTCTGTCTCTCTGGGTGTAGGTAAATCTGAAAACTTATGTTCATTCTCAGATAAAAGCATTGACCTGGCTTTAACTGATGCAGTTTTAATTTATATTGCTCCAGACAAAATTGAAAAGGTAATAAAGCAATTAGTTCGTGTTGTGCGAAAAACACTGATATTTGTGGAATGGCATAGTAATTCACAAACATCAATTTATAATGATCATTGGGCACATAATTACAAAAATATATTAAAAGATTTTATTCTCCCAAATAAAATAAAATTTACTAAAATTCCAGAAAATATTTGGGCTGGAGATTGGGCAAAATACGGATATATAATTGAATCAACATTAAAACCATGA